One window of the bacterium genome contains the following:
- a CDS encoding 3-isopropylmalate dehydrogenase — protein MKKIAVIGGDGTGPEVVAEGLKCLKAVADKVGFTYETTDFGWGGEHYLETGEILPDNAAETLKKFDAILLGAIGHPKVRPGILEKGILLSLRFALDQYINLRPVKLYKGVETPLAGKGPEDIDFVVVRENTEGLYVGTGGFMKKGTPDEVAVQESVNTRKGVERCIRFAFELARKRDKKKTLTLCGKTNVLTFAWDLWERTFHEVGAANYPDITREYAHVDATCMWMVKNPEWFDVIVTDNMFGDIITDLGAVIQGGMGIAAGGNLNPEGVSMYEPIGGSAPKYTGTGKINPMAAIFSVQMMFDQLGEQKAADLLEQACIEVIATKMKSMAAGKMGLTTSQVGDAVVEAIDRLA, from the coding sequence GTGAAAAAAATTGCGGTTATCGGCGGTGACGGCACCGGGCCGGAAGTAGTGGCTGAAGGGTTGAAATGCCTCAAAGCTGTCGCTGATAAAGTCGGTTTTACCTACGAAACGACGGATTTCGGCTGGGGTGGAGAGCACTATCTCGAAACCGGCGAAATTTTACCGGATAATGCGGCTGAAACACTGAAGAAATTCGATGCTATCCTGCTCGGTGCGATCGGTCATCCGAAGGTCAGGCCCGGTATCCTCGAAAAGGGTATTCTTCTCTCGCTACGGTTTGCGCTCGACCAGTATATCAATTTGCGTCCCGTCAAGCTCTATAAGGGTGTTGAGACACCCCTCGCGGGGAAGGGCCCCGAGGATATCGATTTCGTGGTTGTTCGCGAGAATACCGAGGGTCTTTATGTCGGCACCGGTGGATTCATGAAGAAGGGAACGCCTGATGAGGTTGCGGTGCAGGAATCGGTCAATACCCGCAAGGGTGTGGAGCGCTGCATCAGGTTTGCTTTTGAGCTTGCACGAAAACGTGATAAGAAAAAGACGCTTACGTTGTGCGGAAAGACGAATGTGCTCACCTTTGCATGGGACTTATGGGAGCGGACATTCCATGAGGTCGGAGCGGCGAATTATCCCGATATTACCCGTGAGTATGCCCATGTGGACGCGACCTGCATGTGGATGGTCAAGAATCCGGAATGGTTTGATGTGATTGTCACGGATAACATGTTCGGCGATATCATCACCGATCTCGGCGCGGTCATCCAGGGCGGAATGGGAATCGCCGCCGGCGGCAATCTCAATCCCGAGGGTGTCTCGATGTACGAGCCGATCGGCGGGAGCGCCCCGAAATATACGGGCACGGGAAAAATCAATCCGATGGCGGCAATTTTCAGCGTCCAGATGATGTTCGATCAGCTCGGTGAACAGAAAGCCGCCGATCTGCTCGAACAGGCATGTATAGAGGTTATTGCGACGAAAATGAAAAGCATGGCTGCCGGAAAAATGGGTTTGACGACATCTCAGGTCGGCGATGCCGTCGTCGAAGCCATTGACAGGCTTGCATAG
- a CDS encoding 3-isopropylmalate dehydratase small subunit translates to MKGNAHVYKRDHINTDEIIPARYLVTDSESELALHAMEDIDQAFVKKVKRGDVIVAGHDFGCGSSREHAIWAIRGAGVSCVIADSFARIFYRNAINNGFPVVECRGITESVSDGDELDIHLREGILKNLTTGESLRFIPLPDFAFGIADAGGLLQSIKK, encoded by the coding sequence ATGAAAGGAAATGCACACGTCTATAAGCGTGACCACATAAACACCGATGAGATTATCCCGGCGCGGTATCTGGTGACCGACAGCGAGAGCGAACTTGCCCTCCACGCTATGGAAGACATCGATCAGGCATTTGTGAAAAAGGTGAAGAGGGGAGATGTTATTGTCGCCGGGCACGATTTCGGGTGCGGGTCGTCGAGAGAGCACGCCATCTGGGCGATACGGGGAGCTGGAGTATCGTGCGTGATCGCTGACAGTTTTGCACGGATTTTTTACCGTAATGCGATAAACAACGGTTTCCCGGTCGTCGAGTGCAGGGGGATAACGGAGAGTGTTTCAGACGGCGATGAGCTCGATATACATCTCCGCGAGGGTATTCTGAAAAACCTTACCACCGGCGAGAGCCTTCGGTTCATTCCACTGCCCGATTTCGCCTTCGGAATCGCTGATGCCGGCGGACTGCTTCAGTCGATAAAAAAATAA